In the Streptomyces sp. cg36 genome, one interval contains:
- a CDS encoding MFS transporter, with protein MNGTTATAQPAPHRLLAQSLIFMGMSLAVISSLGAPLIPQIATSYHVSLAVAQWSLTITLLAGAIATPVFGRLGDGPHRRTVTYVAIGAALAGCVLAALPLGFTELLVGRALQGVGVALTPLAIATARDNLPEARAKSTVSMVSIATAAGVGLGYPLTGLIAQGLGLHAAFWFGALMSAGSLFAARAVLPATRHLTHRPLDKTGALLLGLGLAGILVVLSDGGTWGWASVRVILLAVLSVLVLAIWVVHELRTRHPLVDLRVARSRAVVAANVIIVLLGIGLYLMMSLVTRLAQAPTLTGYGFGASIAVTGLALLPFSVTSVLANKGETALGRRMSARHVLILACGIFLLSQICFALAHSALWHMFLAMGVMGLGVGCAFAVIPNLVVRAVPANETGSAISFNQVLRCVGYTIGSALSATVLQASTPAGKLLPTSGGYTMASLVGIALALLTVLVAVTLAPRHAAARTAVTHTAPEGTPVGR; from the coding sequence ATGAACGGCACCACCGCGACGGCGCAGCCCGCACCGCATCGGCTTCTGGCGCAGTCCCTGATCTTCATGGGCATGTCGCTCGCCGTCATCAGCAGCCTCGGTGCGCCGCTGATCCCCCAGATCGCCACCAGCTACCACGTCTCGCTCGCCGTCGCGCAGTGGTCACTGACCATCACCCTGCTCGCGGGAGCCATCGCCACCCCGGTCTTCGGCCGCCTCGGCGACGGCCCGCACCGTCGCACCGTCACCTACGTCGCGATCGGCGCCGCGCTCGCCGGATGCGTCCTCGCCGCCCTGCCGCTGGGCTTCACCGAGCTGCTCGTGGGCCGTGCCCTGCAAGGCGTGGGAGTCGCGCTCACCCCCCTGGCCATCGCCACCGCCCGGGACAACCTTCCCGAGGCGCGTGCGAAGAGCACCGTCTCCATGGTGTCGATCGCCACCGCGGCCGGTGTCGGCCTGGGCTACCCGCTCACCGGCCTCATCGCCCAGGGACTCGGCCTGCACGCGGCCTTCTGGTTCGGCGCCCTGATGAGCGCCGGCTCCCTCTTCGCCGCCCGGGCCGTCCTGCCCGCCACCCGCCACCTCACCCACCGCCCGCTGGACAAGACCGGCGCGCTCCTCCTGGGCCTCGGACTCGCCGGGATCCTGGTGGTCCTCTCCGACGGCGGCACGTGGGGCTGGGCCTCCGTGCGCGTGATCCTCCTCGCCGTCCTGTCCGTCCTGGTGCTCGCCATCTGGGTGGTGCACGAGCTGCGCACCCGCCACCCGCTGGTCGACCTGCGGGTCGCCCGCAGCCGCGCCGTCGTCGCCGCCAACGTGATCATCGTGCTGCTCGGCATCGGCCTGTACCTGATGATGTCGCTGGTGACCCGCCTGGCCCAGGCCCCGACCCTGACCGGGTACGGCTTCGGCGCCTCGATAGCCGTCACCGGCCTCGCCCTGCTGCCCTTCTCGGTGACCAGCGTCCTTGCCAACAAGGGCGAAACCGCCCTCGGCCGCCGGATGTCCGCACGCCACGTGCTGATCCTGGCCTGCGGCATCTTCCTCCTCTCCCAGATCTGCTTCGCCCTCGCCCACAGCGCCCTGTGGCACATGTTCCTGGCGATGGGCGTCATGGGACTCGGCGTCGGCTGCGCCTTCGCCGTCATCCCCAACCTGGTGGTCCGCGCCGTCCCGGCGAACGAGACGGGCAGCGCGATCAGCTTCAACCAGGTGCTGCGCTGCGTCGGTTACACCATCGGCAGCGCCCTGAGCGCCACGGTCCTGCAGGCCAGCACGCCCGCCGGGAAGCTGCTGCCGACCTCCGGCGGCTACACCATGGCCTCGCTCGTCGGCATCGCCCTCGCCCTCCTCACGGTCCTGGTGGCAGTGACCCTCGCCCCGCGCCATGCGGCGGCACGGACCGCGGTCACCCACACCGCCCCCGAGGGGACGCCCGTTGGCCGCTAG
- a CDS encoding oxaloacetate decarboxylase — translation MKNTTKFKQLLHSPEILVIPVAHDPLGARIVEQTGFSAVGCAGYATSAALLGAPDIGLLTLTEMADAVARMADAVDLPVWADGDNGHGNTINVRRTVRLMERAGAASLMLEDQVSPKRCGHMAGKSVVPVAEFISKIKAAVDARDDEDFTILARTDALAVGGVSAAVDRAARAVEAGADWVFVEAPRDLDQLRRIPRLFEAPTLANMIPGGATPLLPAADLQQMGYAAVVWPTAFTYTYAAAVAATAKELRGTGMVMPDPDTMVSFDEFSDVVGLSGIRATERLDTTDEGRSQDS, via the coding sequence ATGAAGAACACCACCAAGTTCAAGCAACTGCTGCATTCCCCCGAGATCCTCGTGATCCCCGTAGCCCACGACCCGCTGGGCGCGCGGATCGTCGAGCAGACCGGATTCTCCGCCGTCGGCTGCGCCGGGTACGCGACGTCGGCCGCGCTCCTCGGCGCTCCCGACATCGGGCTTCTGACCCTGACGGAGATGGCGGACGCGGTTGCCCGCATGGCCGACGCCGTGGATCTGCCTGTCTGGGCGGACGGGGACAACGGCCACGGCAACACCATCAACGTCCGCCGCACCGTCCGGCTGATGGAGCGTGCCGGTGCGGCCTCGCTGATGCTGGAGGACCAGGTGAGCCCCAAGCGCTGCGGCCACATGGCGGGCAAGTCCGTCGTCCCGGTCGCCGAGTTCATCAGCAAGATCAAGGCGGCGGTCGACGCGCGGGACGACGAGGACTTCACCATCCTCGCCCGCACGGACGCCCTGGCCGTCGGAGGCGTTTCAGCGGCGGTGGACCGGGCCGCGCGGGCCGTGGAGGCGGGCGCGGACTGGGTGTTCGTCGAGGCGCCCAGGGATCTCGACCAACTGCGCCGCATCCCCCGCCTCTTCGAGGCCCCGACCCTGGCCAACATGATCCCCGGCGGAGCCACCCCGCTACTTCCGGCGGCGGACCTCCAGCAGATGGGCTACGCGGCGGTGGTGTGGCCCACGGCCTTCACGTACACCTACGCCGCCGCGGTCGCCGCAACCGCGAAGGAACTGCGCGGCACCGGCATGGTGATGCCGGACCCGGACACCATGGTCTCCTTCGACGAGTTCAGCGACGTGGTGGGGCTGTCCGGAATCCGCGCGACCGAGAGGCTCGACACAACGGACGAGGGCCGGTCCCAGGACTCCTGA
- a CDS encoding hemerythrin domain-containing protein: MDQRHGDLPTELTQDHQCILEIFEEIRRTPTDSRHHERLLRHAAAELERHAIAERRFLLPALHGLPHGDELAHEEADEHTQLMVLLDAVTTVTPDRPGFDARLRALELGVRRHAWRDEHALFPMLRQICANGDLDRLGSVFREHRVRYPARLPEDWWCRSIGNPITTTEVESPVDAA; the protein is encoded by the coding sequence ATGGACCAGCGACACGGCGACTTGCCCACCGAACTGACTCAGGATCACCAGTGCATTCTTGAGATCTTCGAGGAGATCCGGCGCACCCCCACCGATAGCCGTCATCACGAGCGGCTGCTCCGGCACGCGGCAGCCGAGCTTGAACGTCATGCCATAGCCGAGCGCCGCTTCCTGCTGCCCGCCCTGCACGGACTGCCGCACGGCGACGAACTCGCGCACGAGGAGGCGGACGAGCACACCCAGCTCATGGTCCTGCTCGACGCCGTCACCACCGTCACTCCGGACCGACCCGGTTTCGACGCACGTCTGCGGGCGCTGGAACTGGGCGTCAGACGTCACGCCTGGCGGGATGAACACGCGTTGTTCCCCATGCTGCGGCAGATCTGCGCGAACGGTGACCTCGACCGACTGGGGTCCGTTTTCCGCGAGCACAGGGTTCGCTATCCGGCTCGGCTTCCCGAGGACTGGTGGTGCCGCTCGATCGGCAACCCCATCACCACCACCGAAGTCGAATCCCCCGTTGACGCGGCCTGA
- a CDS encoding amidohydrolase produces MSCDERLRPHVLGAARAALPAALGLFLDLHRHPELSGKEQRTARLFAHAAEGAGFTTTRGVGGHGVVAVLRNGAGPTVLVRTELDALPVGERTGLAYASRVRQTGADGRRVAVMHACGHDAHIAAVIGTARVLAGLKEQEAWRGTVVLVAQPAEEALTGARAMLGEGLYRHFPPLDAVLAQHVVPLPAGVLAYATGPVTAAGAKARVYFRGSGGHAVMPWRSLSPLEVAARTVLRLRSAMPPHVLLGVGSFRSGDRADVSPDRAVVSITVRTFDQARLTEALAVVESVARAENARMAGAQPVEVHVDASAPLLRNTPALEAELRQAHTEVFGAARVTACLPFPILEDFAWYGPAGEWLHGGSGIKVCYWFVGCAGAPPGRSAPASPAHLAQWPPNHSPYFIVAPMPTLRTAVGALTTGALSVLAGPGRE; encoded by the coding sequence ATGAGCTGCGACGAACGGCTCAGGCCGCATGTGCTGGGTGCCGCCCGAGCGGCGCTGCCCGCCGCACTGGGGCTCTTCCTCGACCTGCACCGCCACCCGGAACTGTCCGGCAAGGAGCAGCGCACCGCCCGCCTGTTCGCGCACGCTGCCGAAGGCGCGGGGTTCACCACGACCCGGGGTGTCGGCGGACACGGAGTGGTGGCCGTCCTGCGCAATGGCGCGGGGCCCACAGTGCTGGTGCGTACCGAGCTGGACGCCCTGCCCGTCGGGGAGCGGACCGGGCTCGCCTACGCCAGCCGGGTGCGCCAGACGGGCGCTGACGGGCGGCGCGTCGCGGTGATGCACGCCTGCGGCCACGACGCGCACATCGCCGCCGTCATCGGTACGGCCCGCGTGCTCGCCGGGCTCAAGGAACAAGAAGCGTGGCGGGGCACAGTCGTCCTGGTCGCGCAGCCCGCCGAGGAGGCGCTGACGGGTGCGCGCGCCATGCTCGGCGAGGGGCTCTACCGTCATTTTCCCCCTCTCGACGCGGTTCTGGCCCAGCATGTGGTGCCGTTGCCCGCCGGTGTCCTGGCGTACGCCACCGGGCCGGTCACTGCCGCCGGGGCCAAGGCCCGGGTGTACTTCCGGGGTTCTGGCGGACACGCGGTGATGCCGTGGAGGTCGCTGAGCCCACTGGAGGTGGCGGCCCGCACCGTCCTGCGGCTGAGATCCGCGATGCCGCCCCATGTGCTGCTCGGCGTCGGCTCGTTCCGCAGCGGTGACCGGGCGGACGTGTCGCCCGACCGGGCCGTGGTCTCGATCACGGTGCGGACGTTCGACCAGGCGCGGCTCACCGAGGCGCTGGCGGTCGTCGAGAGCGTCGCCCGTGCCGAGAACGCGCGGATGGCCGGCGCCCAGCCCGTCGAAGTCCATGTCGACGCGTCCGCTCCCCTGCTGAGGAACACCCCGGCACTGGAGGCGGAGCTCCGCCAGGCGCACACCGAGGTGTTCGGAGCGGCGCGGGTCACCGCATGCCTTCCTTTCCCGATCCTGGAGGACTTCGCCTGGTACGGGCCGGCCGGTGAATGGCTCCACGGGGGATCGGGCATCAAGGTGTGTTACTGGTTCGTCGGCTGTGCCGGAGCGCCCCCGGGGCGTTCGGCCCCGGCCTCGCCCGCACACCTGGCGCAGTGGCCGCCCAACCACTCCCCGTACTTCATCGTGGCCCCCATGCCCACCCTGCGCACGGCGGTCGGCGCGCTGACCACGGGCGCGCTGAGCGTATTGGCGGGCCCGGGCCGCGAGTGA
- a CDS encoding thioredoxin domain-containing protein, translated as MAVCAVLGTLAVIACVFLGVLSSRAKRDSGAAYQGPLVVPRHASGTGGSVITYGDPAARHDLDIYEDPRCPFCGIVERALGTTIQQLADEGKYKINYHIATFLDNNLGGSGSHQALNALGEALDQGTQKFMALHAALYRQQPEETHDDFSHTSKLLAIAAEVPGLDQSLMRKAVNDGTYLPWAAGTDEANGKQLSTAWKQAKLPGSPGTPAVFLDGHLLNLVSGPRTAISDTDFKALVTSTEQTRKG; from the coding sequence ATGGCGGTCTGCGCCGTCCTGGGCACTCTCGCCGTGATCGCCTGTGTGTTCCTGGGAGTCTTGTCCTCCCGGGCGAAGAGGGACAGCGGCGCGGCGTACCAGGGGCCCTTGGTCGTCCCGCGGCACGCATCGGGCACGGGCGGAAGTGTCATCACCTACGGCGATCCGGCCGCCCGTCACGACCTCGACATCTACGAAGATCCGCGGTGCCCGTTCTGCGGCATCGTCGAACGCGCGTTGGGCACGACGATCCAGCAGCTCGCCGACGAGGGCAAGTACAAGATCAATTACCACATCGCCACGTTCCTCGACAACAACCTCGGTGGCAGCGGCTCCCACCAAGCGCTCAACGCGCTAGGTGAGGCACTCGACCAGGGCACCCAGAAGTTCATGGCGCTCCACGCCGCGCTCTATCGGCAACAGCCGGAGGAGACGCACGACGACTTCTCCCACACCAGCAAGCTCCTCGCCATCGCGGCCGAGGTCCCCGGCCTCGACCAGTCCCTGATGCGCAAGGCCGTCAACGACGGGACCTACCTGCCCTGGGCCGCAGGCACCGACGAGGCCAACGGCAAGCAGCTCAGCACCGCATGGAAGCAGGCGAAACTTCCGGGCAGCCCCGGCACTCCGGCCGTCTTCCTGGACGGTCATCTCCTCAATCTCGTCTCGGGCCCCCGAACCGCCATCAGCGACACCGACTTCAAGGCGCTCGTCACCAGCACGGAGCAGACACGCAAGGGCTGA
- a CDS encoding zinc-binding dehydrogenase, giving the protein MKAMRFSGVGQPLRLETVPDPEPGPGWAVVDIEAAGLCHSDLHILAGMELGDLTVSTPLTLGHEGAGVISALGPDVEDFTVGDRVGVALMVHPVGAMDFAPGVGCDGAFAEKQLVRASALVPIPDGVSFAQAAVATDSVVTAYHAVRTAAAVRPGQSVAVIGLGGLGLNAVHVAVHLGARVYGVDPNPDARAAAQQAGAAVCWPDACALSAHPPDVVLDFVGTQETAHHALNAVREGGRVVLVGLSEAVLPLPLASLVTRNIHLTGSLGASKDELREVYDLIARGALTPSVSEVPFTELPSALRRLARGDVQGRLYTRPRARKPHAMAV; this is encoded by the coding sequence ATGAAAGCGATGAGGTTCTCGGGCGTCGGTCAGCCCCTGCGGCTGGAGACGGTACCGGATCCCGAACCGGGGCCGGGCTGGGCAGTGGTGGACATCGAAGCCGCCGGCCTGTGCCATTCCGACCTGCACATCCTGGCGGGCATGGAACTGGGTGACCTGACCGTGTCCACCCCCCTCACCCTGGGCCATGAGGGCGCCGGGGTCATCTCGGCCCTCGGACCCGACGTCGAGGACTTCACGGTCGGCGACCGGGTGGGAGTCGCGTTGATGGTCCACCCGGTCGGTGCCATGGACTTCGCGCCGGGTGTGGGGTGCGACGGCGCGTTCGCCGAGAAGCAGCTCGTCCGCGCGTCAGCGCTGGTGCCCATCCCTGACGGAGTGTCGTTCGCGCAGGCGGCCGTGGCCACCGACTCCGTCGTCACCGCCTACCACGCCGTGCGGACGGCTGCGGCGGTCCGTCCGGGCCAGTCGGTTGCGGTCATCGGGCTCGGCGGTCTTGGCCTCAACGCCGTGCACGTGGCCGTGCACTTGGGCGCCCGCGTGTACGGCGTCGACCCGAATCCGGACGCGCGGGCCGCAGCCCAGCAGGCGGGTGCCGCCGTGTGCTGGCCGGACGCCTGCGCGCTCAGCGCCCATCCGCCGGACGTCGTCCTCGACTTCGTCGGGACCCAAGAGACCGCCCATCACGCCCTCAACGCCGTACGCGAGGGCGGACGCGTCGTTCTCGTCGGGCTCAGCGAAGCGGTACTTCCCCTCCCCCTCGCCTCCCTGGTGACCCGCAACATCCACCTGACGGGGTCGCTCGGCGCCAGCAAGGACGAACTGCGCGAGGTCTACGACCTCATTGCCCGCGGCGCCCTCACCCCCTCCGTCTCGGAAGTCCCCTTCACCGAACTTCCGTCCGCCCTGCGCCGGTTGGCCAGGGGTGACGTCCAAGGGCGTCTGTACACCCGTCCCCGCGCCCGGAAGCCGCATGCCATGGCCGTCTGA
- a CDS encoding M12 family metallo-peptidase has translation MPATRGSAAPAGEGREVLRERTFPWQADLFAALCSRAPFGAPREHTFVFFDDVRVTAVEDGVEDNEGTLTWSGHVKDRPDTSVILSMRGVCAADHAYAKNTASVEVVADLGARIYRLKTLVGQTSRLHATEEDPTRRPHAGPDDELGAVGSPASAVRSNLQGRPRATSADPVVIDVIAGYTRRAVAEAGGEQQVVSTIDWAERKMNEALADSNIPASIDIIGTYDTGYQGDNTSATLLSKLHNPQDPQLGARAANLRQKYGADLVTVVNSIPPGESSGQGDLPTKGVFNARDAFSVVDFRSLTGWYNLGHEIGHNLGLFHDRRTLDSQAPRSVWQGLLNTRSGTGWITPRGNFHTLMAYASSCPTNCVTINQYSNTENTVDGQPLGDKDNDNAALARLSTPIVAGYRTLAVAKTRYALTLSATDGGTVRPAVYGPYKPGTTVSVTARPYSGYRLTAWIYDGVQYAPYTQVNFPMDRAHTLRGVFMPV, from the coding sequence ATGCCCGCCACACGCGGCAGCGCCGCTCCGGCGGGGGAGGGCAGGGAGGTGCTGCGCGAGCGCACGTTCCCCTGGCAGGCCGACCTGTTCGCCGCGCTCTGCAGCCGGGCACCATTCGGAGCCCCTCGCGAGCACACCTTCGTCTTCTTCGACGACGTACGTGTCACCGCCGTCGAAGACGGAGTCGAAGACAACGAGGGCACGCTCACCTGGAGCGGACACGTCAAGGACCGGCCCGACACCAGCGTCATCCTCTCCATGCGCGGTGTGTGTGCCGCCGACCACGCGTACGCGAAGAACACTGCCTCCGTCGAGGTCGTCGCAGACCTGGGAGCCCGGATCTACCGACTGAAGACGCTCGTCGGTCAAACCTCACGCCTGCACGCGACAGAGGAGGACCCCACCCGGCGTCCCCACGCGGGACCCGACGACGAGCTGGGCGCAGTCGGCTCGCCCGCGTCAGCCGTGCGCAGCAATCTCCAAGGCCGCCCCCGGGCCACGTCCGCCGATCCGGTCGTCATCGACGTCATCGCGGGCTATACGCGCCGGGCCGTGGCCGAGGCGGGCGGTGAGCAGCAGGTCGTCAGCACGATCGACTGGGCCGAGCGGAAGATGAACGAGGCGCTCGCCGACAGCAACATCCCCGCCAGCATCGACATCATCGGTACGTACGACACGGGCTACCAGGGGGACAACACCTCGGCGACGCTCCTGAGCAAGCTGCACAACCCCCAGGACCCTCAGCTCGGGGCAAGGGCGGCCAATCTGCGCCAGAAATACGGAGCCGACCTGGTCACGGTCGTCAACAGCATCCCGCCCGGGGAGTCCTCGGGCCAGGGCGACCTTCCCACGAAGGGAGTCTTCAACGCCCGGGACGCCTTCTCCGTGGTCGACTTCCGGTCACTGACCGGCTGGTACAACCTCGGCCACGAGATCGGTCACAACCTCGGGCTGTTCCACGACCGCAGGACCCTGGACTCCCAGGCACCCCGCTCTGTCTGGCAGGGCCTCCTGAACACCCGCTCGGGGACCGGGTGGATCACTCCGCGCGGCAACTTCCACACCCTGATGGCCTATGCGTCCTCGTGCCCCACGAACTGCGTCACGATCAACCAGTACTCCAACACCGAGAACACCGTCGACGGCCAGCCGCTCGGTGACAAGGACAACGACAACGCCGCCCTCGCCCGTCTGTCCACCCCCATCGTGGCCGGCTACCGCACACTGGCGGTGGCCAAGACCCGCTACGCGCTCACCCTGTCAGCGACCGACGGCGGCACCGTGCGCCCCGCCGTCTACGGGCCCTACAAGCCCGGAACCACGGTGAGCGTCACCGCCCGTCCGTACTCCGGATACCGCCTCACCGCCTGGATCTACGACGGAGTCCAGTACGCCCCCTACACCCAGGTCAACTTCCCCATGGACCGCGCCCACACGCTCCGAGGTGTGTTCATGCCTGTCTGA
- a CDS encoding GNAT family N-acetyltransferase has translation MDIAYRPLEEADIPALVSLRDEVERADRTGMHYDVADIREELSDPKLDLVHNTVGMWSGDRMVAFAVLCDPDPVRGVLRFETNGAVDPAWRRRGLGREIIGWMRTRARALHAKHDSGAPGELTLGGVSTNAGLAALAERTGFAPCRYWFTMSRDLHTTPLPAPAPADLEGLRLVPFAWGYDEAVRLAHNEAFLDHWDYTEADEVEWRTWYTGARAFRPDVSAVLLDIDNHVAAYLLADEYVADTAATGRRTCTVGHLGTRPAHRGKGAARALLAHTLQAAGQQGYDRAELVVDTANPTGALGLYESLAFVTDRKLITYAGPLD, from the coding sequence ATGGACATTGCATATCGCCCTCTCGAAGAGGCGGACATTCCTGCCCTGGTGAGCCTGCGGGACGAAGTCGAGCGCGCCGACCGTACGGGGATGCACTACGACGTAGCCGATATCCGCGAGGAATTGAGCGACCCCAAGCTCGACTTGGTCCACAACACCGTGGGCATGTGGTCGGGGGACCGTATGGTGGCGTTCGCTGTGCTGTGCGATCCGGACCCCGTGCGCGGAGTACTGCGCTTCGAGACCAACGGAGCCGTGGACCCGGCATGGCGACGGCGGGGCCTTGGCAGGGAGATCATCGGCTGGATGCGCACCCGCGCCCGAGCCCTCCACGCCAAGCACGACTCCGGCGCCCCCGGTGAGCTGACGCTGGGCGGTGTGTCCACCAATGCCGGGCTGGCGGCCCTGGCCGAGCGGACCGGGTTCGCTCCGTGCCGATACTGGTTCACCATGTCGCGTGACCTGCACACCACACCCCTTCCCGCACCGGCGCCCGCAGACCTGGAAGGTCTACGACTGGTTCCCTTCGCCTGGGGGTACGACGAGGCGGTCCGACTCGCGCACAACGAAGCGTTCCTCGACCACTGGGACTACACCGAGGCCGACGAGGTGGAATGGCGCACCTGGTACACCGGGGCCCGTGCCTTCCGGCCGGACGTCTCCGCCGTGTTGCTCGACATCGACAACCATGTGGCCGCGTACCTCCTCGCCGACGAGTACGTCGCCGACACCGCGGCCACCGGACGGCGCACCTGCACCGTGGGCCATCTCGGCACCCGCCCCGCCCACCGCGGCAAGGGGGCCGCCCGCGCCCTGCTGGCACACACGCTCCAGGCCGCTGGGCAACAGGGCTACGACCGGGCCGAGCTCGTCGTGGACACCGCAAACCCCACCGGTGCGCTCGGCCTCTATGAGAGCCTCGCATTCGTGACCGACCGCAAGCTGATCACTTACGCCGGTCCGCTCGACTGA
- a CDS encoding amidohydrolase family protein translates to MVIQALRAGGLFDGTRARGPGMVLIRDGLIADVDTTGAAPPEGAELVDFGMDAWIVPGLIDTHVHLVFDAGDDPVSSLEEKDDDTLLVDMRRAAGRALRAGVTTVRDLGDRSYLALTLSQETSYWPHMHPHIVAAGPPITSPGGHCHFLGGEAWGHDELIAAVRERHERGCQVVKVMASGGKMTPGTFMHRPQYQTEDLRAVVDEAHRLGMTTAAHVHSSLAMAQVLDAGFDTLEHVSFYTEEGPRPTPALVDRIIGSGATMSLTLGNMPDVPRCADLAHCLRRLYPTWAALHRAGVPLTAGTDAGISRAKPHDVLPHAVEELAGPIGMTPVEALRAVTSVAAGACGLAGRKGCLMPGADADLVVIGGNPLTDLAALRALRCVFRAGHSIDRIGAPCW, encoded by the coding sequence ATGGTGATCCAGGCATTGCGGGCAGGCGGGCTGTTCGACGGTACGAGGGCACGGGGACCCGGCATGGTACTCATCCGTGACGGCCTGATCGCCGACGTCGACACGACGGGTGCCGCGCCACCCGAGGGCGCCGAGCTCGTCGACTTCGGCATGGACGCATGGATCGTGCCAGGGCTCATCGACACCCATGTCCATCTCGTCTTCGACGCCGGCGACGATCCCGTCTCCTCCTTGGAGGAAAAGGACGACGACACCCTGCTGGTCGACATGCGGCGGGCGGCGGGGCGAGCGCTCAGGGCCGGTGTGACCACGGTCCGCGATCTCGGAGACCGCTCCTATCTCGCACTGACACTCAGTCAGGAAACTTCCTACTGGCCCCACATGCACCCCCACATCGTCGCCGCCGGCCCACCGATCACCAGCCCGGGCGGCCACTGCCATTTCCTGGGCGGCGAAGCCTGGGGTCACGACGAGCTGATCGCGGCCGTACGGGAACGCCACGAGCGAGGCTGCCAGGTGGTCAAGGTCATGGCGAGTGGCGGCAAGATGACTCCCGGCACCTTCATGCACCGGCCGCAGTACCAGACCGAAGACCTACGGGCCGTGGTGGACGAGGCCCACCGGCTCGGCATGACGACCGCCGCCCATGTCCACTCCTCCCTGGCAATGGCGCAGGTGCTTGACGCGGGGTTCGACACGCTCGAACACGTGAGCTTCTACACCGAGGAGGGGCCCCGCCCGACGCCCGCCCTGGTCGATCGGATCATCGGCAGCGGTGCGACCATGAGCCTTACCCTCGGCAACATGCCCGATGTACCCCGGTGCGCGGACCTGGCGCACTGTTTGCGCAGGCTGTACCCCACCTGGGCCGCGCTGCATCGCGCGGGGGTTCCCCTCACCGCCGGCACCGACGCGGGCATCAGCCGGGCCAAGCCCCACGACGTCCTCCCCCATGCGGTGGAAGAGCTCGCGGGGCCGATCGGAATGACACCCGTCGAGGCTCTGAGGGCGGTCACCTCGGTCGCCGCGGGAGCGTGCGGGCTGGCGGGCCGCAAGGGCTGCCTGATGCCGGGCGCCGACGCCGACCTGGTGGTCATCGGCGGGAACCCGCTCACTGATCTCGCCGCACTGCGCGCGCTGCGCTGCGTCTTCCGGGCCGGCCACAGCATCGACCGCATCGGCGCGCCCTGCTGGTGA
- a CDS encoding MFS transporter, with amino-acid sequence MRLLSTVRELDPTQRKVVLASFLGWTLDAFDYFLLVFVITEIAHDFRTGITAVAFSLTLTLATRPVGALLFGRLADRYGRRPILMINVVLFAVLEAASALAPSLMVLLVLRALFGVAMGGEWGIGGSLAMESVPVKTRGVVSGLLQEGYAAGYLLAGLVYLVLFNHIGWRGMFALGVVPALLILFIRRSVPESPVWKRANATAVRPGFFETMRGHWKLFVYLVVFMMAFNMFSHGSQDLYPTFLKQQLHLGTHTTATLTIVLNCGALVGGLFFGARSEKIGRRRAIVVAALLAIPMVPLWAYGGSVVLLGIGVFLLQIMVQGAWGVVPVHLNELSPDAVRGTLPGFAYQGGNLLASITAPLLTHLAALRGNDYAFVMSWFVVGVAVLLAVMTALGPEAHGARFGAPGKLPAVR; translated from the coding sequence ATGCGCCTCCTCTCCACAGTGCGCGAGCTCGACCCCACTCAACGCAAGGTCGTGCTCGCCAGCTTCCTCGGCTGGACGCTCGACGCGTTCGACTACTTTCTCCTCGTCTTCGTGATCACGGAGATCGCCCACGACTTCCGGACGGGCATCACCGCCGTCGCCTTCTCCCTGACACTGACGCTCGCGACACGTCCGGTCGGCGCCCTCCTCTTCGGCCGGCTGGCCGACCGTTACGGGCGCCGCCCGATCCTCATGATCAATGTCGTGCTCTTCGCGGTCCTCGAAGCGGCGTCCGCCCTCGCACCCTCGCTCATGGTGCTCCTCGTGCTGCGCGCCCTGTTCGGTGTCGCGATGGGCGGCGAGTGGGGTATCGGCGGGTCGCTCGCCATGGAGTCGGTCCCGGTGAAGACACGAGGCGTCGTCTCGGGGCTGCTGCAAGAGGGCTACGCGGCCGGGTACCTGCTCGCCGGACTCGTCTACCTTGTGCTCTTCAACCACATCGGCTGGCGCGGCATGTTCGCCCTTGGAGTCGTGCCCGCGCTCCTCATCCTCTTCATCCGCCGCAGTGTGCCCGAGTCACCTGTCTGGAAGCGTGCCAACGCCACCGCCGTCAGGCCCGGTTTCTTCGAGACGATGAGGGGACACTGGAAGCTGTTCGTCTACCTCGTGGTGTTCATGATGGCGTTCAACATGTTCAGCCACGGCTCGCAGGACCTCTACCCGACCTTCCTCAAGCAACAGCTCCACCTCGGCACACACACCACGGCCACGCTCACCATCGTGCTCAACTGCGGCGCGCTCGTCGGCGGTCTCTTCTTCGGCGCCCGGTCCGAGAAGATCGGACGGCGCCGCGCCATCGTCGTCGCCGCCCTGCTCGCCATCCCCATGGTGCCGCTGTGGGCCTATGGAGGCTCGGTCGTTCTGCTCGGCATCGGCGTGTTCCTCCTGCAGATCATGGTCCAGGGGGCCTGGGGAGTCGTGCCCGTCCATCTCAACGAGCTCTCACCGGACGCCGTGCGCGGCACCCTTCCAGGCTTCGCCTATCAGGGCGGCAACCTCCTCGCGTCGATCACCGCACCTCTCCTGACCCATCTGGCCGCCCTGCGCGGAAACGACTACGCGTTCGTCATGTCCTGGTTCGTCGTGGGCGTCGCCGTACTCCTCGCCGTCATGACCGCACTCGGCCCGGAAGCCCACGGCGCGCGATTCGGCGCTCCTGGCAAGCTTCCGGCCGTGCGATGA